From a region of the Ovis aries strain OAR_USU_Benz2616 breed Rambouillet chromosome 2, ARS-UI_Ramb_v3.0, whole genome shotgun sequence genome:
- the FAM167B gene encoding protein FAM167B, producing the protein MSLGPLRFQAVGEDEEDEEAESLDSVKALTAKLQLQTRRPSYLEWTARVQSQAWRRAQARPEPGGPGAICGFDSMDSALEWLRQELREMQAQDRQLAGQLLRLRAQLHRLKVDQVCHLHQELLNEAEMELELEPGAGLALAPPLRHLGLTRMNISARRFTLC; encoded by the exons ATGTCCCTGGGACCATTAAGATTCCAGGCAGTGGGTGAAGACGAGGAGGATGAGGAAGCAGAGAGCTTGGACTCTGTGAAGGCGCTGACGGCCAAGCTGCAGCTACAGACACGGCGGCCCTCATACCTGGAGTGGACAGCCCGGGTCCAGAGCCAGGCCTGGCGCAGGGCCCAAGCCAGACCCGAGCCCGGGGGACCTGGGGCCATTTGCGGATTCGACTCAATGGACTCTGCCCTTGAGTGGCTCCGACAGGAGCTG CGGGAGATGCAGGCACAGGACCGGCAGCTGGCAGGGCAGCTGCTTAGGCTGCGGGCCCAGCTGCACCGGCTGAAGGTGGACCAAGTCTGTCACCTGCACCAAGAGCTGCTGAATGAGGCCGAgatggagctggagctggagcccGGGGCCGGCCTGGCCCTGGCCCCGCCACTGCGGCACCTGGGCCTCACCCGCATGAACATCAGTGCCCGGCGCTTCACCCTCTGCTAA